The following coding sequences are from one Lolium rigidum isolate FL_2022 chromosome 6, APGP_CSIRO_Lrig_0.1, whole genome shotgun sequence window:
- the LOC124667591 gene encoding NAC domain-containing protein 74-like, whose translation METLRDMALPPGFGFHPKDAELVSHYLKKKVLGQKIEYDIIPEVDIYKHEPWDLPGKCNVPTQDNKWHFFAARDRKYPNGARSNRATVAGYWKSTGKDRAIKVDKRTIGTKKTLVFHEGRPPTGKRTEWIMHEYYIDENECQACPDMKDTFVLCKVTQRTDWTSENGNVVGNNNHHPQQSNVAATSAVSVEQQDAAASSVVGAERPSDVATLDTAAQITTPDGDDGIQEWLEELIDTSFDPSLTTVVDSVSAGPSPDEQIAESSNIGAMALKMEPDYASPNQIGVDDTDFLLPDDIHAMLYPGTDDFNSWHAEQAAVFAEQTYFTAAEPFTLPNNFADGFQMEELQLPLENNEPSDNGITLRMRDGKAPADSTPQRRSKAQRALNRMVMTSSESINQTVKFVDNNGHLDLMTNVKHQRKHVRGITSIEQSDAGKSSSNDNNQGFLRGVGRAFRGCSAVGLNILIAVCMVGVAAAILHHGRHRGAGIIL comes from the exons ATGGAAACTCTACGTGACATGGCCCTGCCACCAGGGTTTGGATTTCATCCCAAAGACGCTGAACTCGTTTCTCACTACctcaaaaagaaagtgctcggtcAGAAAATCGAATATGACATTATACCTGAGGTGGATATATACAAGCATGAACCATGGGATTTGCCTG GGAAGTGCAATGTTCCAACTCAGGATAACAAGTGGCATTTCTTTGCTGCTCGAGACAGGAAGTATCCCAATGGTGCCCGCTCAAATAGGGCAACGGTTGCTGGGTACTGGAAGTCTACTGGAAAAGACCGGGCCATTAAGGTGGATAAGCGGACCATAGGTACAAAGAAAACTTTAGTTTTCCATGAAGGCCGGCCTCCCACTGGCAAACGTACTGAGTGGATTATGCATGAATACTACATAGATGAGAATGAATGCCAAGCCTGCCCTGATATGAAG GACACTTTTGTTCTCTGTAAAGTTACTCAAAGAACTGACTGGACATCAGAGAACGGAAACGTGGTGGGCAACAATAATCATCATCCACAACAATCAAATGTTGCTGCTACATCAGCTGTCAGTGTTGAACAACAAGATGCTGCTGCTTCTTCAGTTGTTGGTGCTGAACGACCAAGTGATGTTGCTACTTTAGATACTGCTGCTCAGATAACAACTCCAGATGGTGACGATGGAATACAGGAATGGCTGGAGGAACTGATTGATACTTCCTTTGATCCGTCCCTTACCACTGTAGTGGATTCAGTTTCTGCTGGACCATCTCCGGATGAACAAATTGCTGAGTCATCG AACATTGGGGCTATGGCTTTAAAGATGGAACCAGACTATGCCAGTCCTAACCAGATTGGGGTAGATGATACGGATTTCCTGTTGCCAGATGATATTCACGCCATGTTGTATCCTGGTACTGATGACTTCAATTCATGGCATGCTGAGCAGGCAGCTGTTTTTGCTGAGCAAACATACTTTACGGCGGCAGAGCCCTTTACTCTGCCGAACAACTTTGCTGATGGATTTCAGATGGAAGAGCTTCAGTTACCTCTGGAAAATAATGAGCCTTCGGATAATGGAATTACATTACGAATGCGTGATGGAAAAGCACCTGCAGATAGCACTCCACAACGCAGGTCTAAAGCTCAGCGCGCACTTAACAGGATGGTAATGACCAGCTCTGAATCTATCAACCAGACTGTCAAGTTTGTTGACAACAACGGTCATCTTGATCTCATGACTAATGTCAAGCACCAGAGGAAACATGTGCGTGGTATTACTTCTATCGAGCAGTCTGATGCAGGAAAGTCAAGCAGCAATGACAACAACCAAGGATTTCTCAGGGGCGTTGGAAGGGCATTTAGAGGATGTTCAGCAGTTGGACTGAATATACTCATTGCTGTTTGCATGGTTGGAGTTGCCGCAGCAATACTGCATCATGGACGTCACCGAGGTGCTGGGATCATTCTGTAG